One window of the Rhipicephalus sanguineus isolate Rsan-2018 chromosome 2, BIME_Rsan_1.4, whole genome shotgun sequence genome contains the following:
- the LOC119381665 gene encoding sodium/hydrogen exchanger 10: protein MNSLIGEDVRGDYSLRDRQLGVVILLVVAIVAGFVRALRRIVNIPVVAVVVAIGFVAGRMVSTYDLKEKLLPVTDAQIRELLFLYLPVLMFTSAFNLRHHLFKQCFWQCVLLGCGGLAFSTMLFMLYMSGTRDAEQQNLAETVLISLLTCCAEPMFVSDLDVLSSARSHILETIIMGEPLVGVTCLWMAYRFSTFPGKLTIYSFFNTVVCTLFVGPIFGKVFGRVLAMATIALSQDLPVSFIVNVTSVIATWAFAEKFLYGAGITTIVSMGLTASAHSAATVHNPVVLRKFWMLVRYGYNVVIVFLSAYRIGRDTRQHLGWHEIMSPINAYVAKIGVRFVTTIVLYPLLASVGYDLSWQQCLIVAWANFKGAIMIGLDLTRAFPTINLAFALKEQFIRMGTLFLVQLLNTTTLPKLMSMLGLLTLSDVERANMNMVIMALRNTARASTNFQRRDKKFSGADWKWVQMHTYIDNPYAGVEDEERVEQTDSYIPARVYRNAAAKKASGCILRLQKVCYNKQYEDGMIHNKTKATILAALQYPMEKEGYLDYAMMRPFITVPEWIYRLKDLVQRFAGNEAIEKRHTRSSRSRTDEEEEDIENVTMLSSMLKEGWYHVLVGFEALGFVLLLSGLALFMFQKGTEPAQHELLLSVVTSVQGIYVLLYSLEMVLLVYNVGMLRVGKDVWKQLDVIMYFLVVAEFVLISMASVQSEKPGNVYPIILQVSFITLVSCRIVKTLQKRVVLFVWVWDLLDGILNRKLFYAYDLSWAYITAEDEAMAKVFRFVTQPNLAVAIRENSGYNKLQTLKNVVDIQQRYPNIEVATKTRQAARRILNKALDGLKELHEGGLLDDKQFGLLFGNLSWMIQRADGMPTNVVVGNAAFNTMLSVPWLTHDVVPRLLKSFYQYLKEGELLVEKNNMHDCVFIICSGIVRVSGCNEEPWANPVHLANSDSTHFYFCEGAFQDYLVAPDTLGLLGFLTATPSVCQCVCETDVEMCCIPMEEMTLLVEQNPEAPSLVYRMWFSVAIRVGLAVLVNQKRYQEWTHDKLKRFLENGIMPNLYYAIDFTLDEAVLDVILIQGVVQCPKTMEIYTGPTYIPNSVREMTLPGNPSGRARPIMLITTVMRYHLPSDLDWFHQPLTHYDYRKQRAYSLAATRPS from the exons ATGAACTCTCTGATCGGCGAAGACGTGCGAGGAGACTACAGCCTCCGCGACCGTCAATTGGGAGTCGTCATACTCCTGGTGGTGGCCATCGTGGCCGGTTTCGTCCGTGCTCTTCGGCGCATCGTCAACATTCCGGTCGTGGCCGTCGTCGTGGCGATCGGCTTTGTCGCCGGTCGAATGGTGAGCACCTACGACCTCAAGGAGAAGCTGCTTCCGGTCACAGACGCGCAGATTCGGGAGCTTCTGTTCCTCTACCTTCCCGTGCTCATGTTCACGTCCGCCTTCAACCTGCGCCACCATCTGTTCAAGCAGTGCTTCTGGCAGTGCGTGCTGCTGGGGTGCGGCGGTCTCGCGTTCAGCACCAtgctattcatgctgtacatgtcggGCACCCGCGACGCCGAGCAGCAGAACCTGGCGGAGACCGTGCTCATCAGCCTGCTCACCTGCTGCGCCGAACCCATGTTCGTGTCAGACTTGGACGTGCTctcgtccgctcgctcgcacatTCTAGAGACAATCATTATGGGGGAGCCTTTGGTCGGTGTCACTTGCCTGTGGATGGCTTACCGGTTCAGCACTTTTCCTGGTAAGCTCACCATCTACTCCTTTTTTAACACGGTGGTATGCACACTGTTCGTGGGACCAATCTTTGGCAAAGTCTTCGGTCGCGTACTGGCTATGGCCACGATTGCGCTGTCGCAAGACTTGCCCGTCTCTTTCATCGTCAATGTCACCAGCGTGATCGCCACGTGGGCGTTTGCCGAGAAGTTCCTGTACGGCGCAGGTATTACCACTATCGTCTCGATGGGGCTTACTGCCAGCGCACACTCGGCGGCTACCGTGCACAACCCAGTCGTGCTGAGAAAGTTCTGGATGCTCGTGAGGTATGGCTACAACGTCGTCATCGTCTTCCTCTCGGCGTACCGAATCGGCCGTGACACGCGTCAGCACCTTGGCTGGCACGAGATAATGAGCCCTATTAACGCGTACGTGGCGAAGATTGGGGTACGCTTTGTTACCACTATCGTGCTCTATCCTCTGCTGGCATCTGTCGGGTACGACCTGAGCTGGCAGCAATGTCTTATCGTGGCGTGGGCGAACTTCAAGGGCGCCATCATGATCGGGCTTGATCTCACCAGGGCTTTCCCCACCATAAACCTCGCGTTCGCACTCAAGGAACAGTTCATACGCATGGGCACTTTGTTCCTCGTCCAATTGCTCAACACCACCACGCTTCCGAAGCTTATGTCAATGCTAGGCTTGCTGACGCTATCGGACGTAGAAAGGGCTAACATGAACATGGTGATAATGGCGCTTCGCAACACGGCTCGCGCCTCGACGAACTTCCAGCGTCGTGACAAGAAGTTTTCGGGAGCCGACTGGAAGTGGGTCCAAATGCACACCTATATCGACAACCCATATGCTGGCGTTGAAGACGAAGAGCGCGTTGAGCAGACAGACTCCTACATTCCCGCGCGCGTATACCGAAATGCTGCCGCGAAGAAAGCGAGTGGTTGCATCTTGAGGCTGCAAAAGGTATGCTACAACAAGCAGTACGAAGATGGTATGATCCACAACAAGACAAAAGCCACCATTCTGGCTGCCCTACAGTATCCGATGGAAAAGGAGGGCTATCTCGACTACGCCATGATGAGACCCTTCATAACAGTCCCCGAATGGATCTACCGACTGAAGGATCTCGTGCAGCGTTTTGCCGGTAATGAGGCCATTGAAAAACGTCACACCAGGTCCAGTCGTTCTCGTAccgacgaagaagaggaagacataGAGAACGTGACCATGCTTTCGTCGATGCTAAAGGAAGGCTGGTACCACGTGCTCGTCGGCTTCGAGGCGCTTGGTTTCGTGCTTCTGCTGAGCGGCCTGGCTCTGTTCATGTTCCAGAAGGGCACCGAACCAGCGCAGCATGAACTGCTTCTCTCCGTTGTCACCTCTGTGCAGGGCATCTATGTCCTGCTCTACTCGCTCGAGATGGTGCTGCTCGTGTACAATGTGGGCATGCTTCGCGTAGGGAAAGACGTCTGGAAGCAGCTGGACGTCATAATGTACTTTCTCGTGGTCGCCGAGTTCGTGCTCATTAGCATGGCTTCTGTGCAGAGTGAAAAGCCGGGAAACGTGTACCCCATTATCCTACAGGTCAGCTTCATTACGCTCGTCTCGTGCCGCATCGTCAAGACCCTGCAGAAGCGCGTGGTGCTGTTTGTGTGGGTTTGGGACCTGCTTGACGGCATCCTCAACCGGAAGCTGTTCTACGCGTACGACTTGAGCTGGGCGTACATCACGGCGGAGGATGAAGCCATGGCAAAAGTGTTCCGCTTCGTCACTCAGCCGAACCTGGCCGTAGCCATACGCGAGAACAGCGGCTACAACAAGCTTCAGACGCTCAAGAACGTTGTCGACATACAACAGAGGTACCCTAACATCGAGGTCGCCACGAAGACCCGTCAGGCAGCGCGGAGGATCCTCAATAAAGCGCTCGACGGCCTGAAAGAGCTGCACGAAGGCGGTCTGCTGGACGACAAGCAATTCGGCCTGCTTTTCGGCAACCTCTCCTGGATGATTCAGCGCGCCGACGGCATGCCCACCAACGTCGTCGTGGGGAACGCCGCGTTTAACACGATGCTCAGCGTTCCCTGGCTCACGCACGACGTAGTACCCAGACTGCTGAAGTCCTTCTACCAGTACCTGAAGGAAGGCGAGCTCCTCGTGGAAAAGAACAACATGCACGACTGCGTCTTCATCATATGCTCGGGCATTGTCCGTGTCAGCGGGTGCAACGAGGAACCTTGGGCGAACCCGGTGCACCTGGCCAACTCGGATTCTACGCACTTCTACTTCTGCGAGGGCGCCTTCCAGGACTATTTGGTGGCTCCGGACACGCTCGGGCTCCTCGGCTTCCTGACGGCCACGCCTTCGGTGTGCCAGTGCGTCTGCGAGACGGACGTCGAAATGTGCTGCATTCCCATGGAAGAGATGACGCTGCTGGTGGAGCAGAACCCTGAAGCACCTAGCCTCGTGTACCGTATGTGGTTCAGCGTCGCCATCCGTGTGGGCCTGGCAGTCCTCGTCAACCAGAAACGGTACCAG GAATGGACACACGACAAGCTGAAGCGGTTCCTGGAGAACGGGATCATGCCCAACCTGTACTACGCCATCGACTTCACATTGGACGAGGCTGTGTTGGACGTGATCCTGATCCAGGGAGTGGTCCAGTGCCCGAAGACGATGGAAATCTACACCGGCCCCACGTACATCCCGAATAGCGTGCGAGAGATGACCTTGCCAGGAAACCCCTCCGGACGCGCGCGGCCCATCATGCTCATCACCACCGTCATGCGCTACCACCTGCCCAGTGACCTGGACTGGTTCCACCAGCCGCTCACTCACTACGATTACAGGAAACAGCGGGCCTACTCCTTAGCGGCCACTCGCCCCAGCTAA